In a genomic window of Pelotomaculum thermopropionicum SI:
- the Sun gene encoding tRNA and rRNA cytosine-C5-methylases → MNRLTGLSARELALKVVNAVEEEGAYANLALNQVLEKHRPGKLDRAFATELAYGTLRSLNTLDWVLEQFIKQPLSSQSRTVLNILRLGVYQLMFMDRVPPSAVCNEGAELARKYGHAGTVKFVNGVLRNISRRLNEISFPALEDDPVKHISLRYSHPVWMVKRWLKEFGLDHTVALCRANNGPAPNTVRTNTLKITRDGLAERLRNEGLTVSETEFAPEGLKIDGFFSIGSLQSFKEGLFQIQDESSMLAGRALMPAPGAFVIDACSAPGGKTTHLAQLMENRGRILAVDIHPHKLVLIKENCSRLGINIVEGLAGDARELPENLYNKADFILVDAPCSGLGVLRRRPDARWRKEPGQLPAIIQLQREILEGVARCLKKNGVIVYSTCTITREENLRQVEWFLDKHPQFVLEDLSPFLPAGLDFEGTLKGGFLQVLPYRHGMDGFFIARMRKKGIG, encoded by the coding sequence GTGAACAGGTTGACCGGGTTGTCCGCCAGGGAACTGGCTCTTAAGGTGGTCAATGCAGTCGAGGAAGAAGGTGCATACGCCAACCTGGCCTTAAACCAGGTTCTGGAAAAACACCGGCCCGGCAAACTTGACCGGGCTTTTGCTACCGAACTGGCCTATGGCACCTTGCGCTCGCTTAATACCCTGGACTGGGTGCTGGAGCAGTTTATCAAACAGCCCTTAAGTTCGCAAAGCCGGACGGTGCTTAACATTCTCAGGCTCGGCGTCTACCAGTTGATGTTTATGGACCGGGTGCCGCCTTCGGCGGTCTGCAACGAAGGGGCCGAGTTGGCGCGAAAATACGGGCATGCCGGAACCGTTAAGTTTGTTAACGGCGTGCTGCGCAATATCTCCCGCCGGCTTAATGAAATAAGTTTCCCCGCTCTGGAGGATGACCCTGTAAAACATATATCCCTGCGCTACTCCCACCCGGTATGGATGGTGAAGCGCTGGTTAAAAGAGTTCGGCCTGGATCACACCGTTGCCCTGTGCCGGGCCAACAACGGGCCTGCTCCGAATACGGTGCGTACCAACACCCTCAAGATTACCAGGGATGGCCTGGCCGAAAGATTAAGAAATGAGGGGTTGACCGTGTCGGAAACCGAATTTGCGCCTGAAGGATTGAAGATTGACGGCTTTTTTTCCATCGGCTCGCTTCAGTCATTTAAAGAAGGGCTGTTTCAAATTCAGGATGAGAGCTCTATGCTGGCCGGCAGGGCCTTAATGCCGGCTCCCGGCGCCTTTGTAATCGATGCCTGCAGCGCGCCTGGGGGAAAAACTACCCACCTGGCGCAGTTGATGGAAAACCGGGGCAGGATCCTGGCCGTGGATATACATCCCCATAAGCTGGTGTTAATAAAAGAAAACTGCTCCCGCCTTGGCATTAATATCGTTGAGGGGCTTGCCGGCGATGCCAGGGAATTGCCGGAAAATCTCTATAACAAGGCCGATTTTATCCTGGTGGATGCTCCCTGTTCCGGCCTGGGTGTTTTAAGGAGGCGGCCTGATGCCCGTTGGCGCAAAGAGCCCGGCCAACTGCCAGCCATAATCCAGTTGCAAAGGGAGATTCTGGAAGGTGTCGCCCGATGTTTGAAAAAAAACGGCGTAATAGTATACAGCACCTGTACCATTACCCGGGAAGAAAACCTCAGGCAGGTGGAATGGTTTTTGGATAAGCACCCGCAGTTTGTTCTGGAGGACCTCTCGCCGTTTTTGCCGGCAGGCCTGGATTTTGAAGGGACGCTGAAGGGCGGTTTTTTACAGGTATTGCCATATCGGCATGGTATGGACGGCTTTTTTATAGCCAGGATGAGAAAAAAAGGAATCGGGTAA
- a CDS encoding predicted Fe-S-cluster redox enzyme produces MVENSFCKKEGSPVVGDRINVKDLTLAGLERLLTGMGAERYRAGQVAIWVFQKGAESFREMTNLPANLREKLDAAAVISRPEILAKKVSSKKDAVKYLFGLPDGQAVESVFMKHAYGNSVCVSTQAGCRMGCRFCASALGGLTRNLSPGEIYDQVLGIRRDTGERISSVVLMGSGEPLDNYDATLTFIKNVTAPYGLHIGCRHITVSTCGLVPGIRRLAREKLALTLAVSLHAPNDRLRDILVPVNRKYPLTELMAACRDYAQETGRRVTFEYALLAGVNDRKEHAEELVRLLKGKMPCHVNLIPANPVPERGVKTPSRLQVELFKKILERHGLAVTVRRGLGADIDAACGQLRRKIAVMGERLNTRG; encoded by the coding sequence ATGGTGGAGAATAGTTTCTGTAAGAAGGAAGGCTCGCCCGTGGTCGGTGACAGGATAAATGTAAAGGATCTTACTCTGGCCGGCCTGGAAAGGCTTTTGACCGGAATGGGAGCCGAGAGGTACCGGGCCGGACAGGTAGCAATATGGGTGTTCCAGAAAGGCGCAGAATCTTTTCGGGAAATGACAAATCTTCCTGCAAATTTAAGAGAAAAGCTGGATGCCGCGGCCGTTATCAGCCGGCCGGAAATTCTGGCTAAAAAGGTTTCCTCAAAAAAAGACGCAGTAAAATATCTCTTTGGCCTGCCTGACGGCCAGGCGGTGGAAAGCGTTTTTATGAAGCACGCCTACGGCAATTCTGTTTGTGTATCAACCCAGGCGGGGTGCCGCATGGGTTGCCGCTTTTGCGCCTCCGCCCTGGGTGGGCTGACGCGGAACTTAAGCCCCGGCGAAATTTACGATCAGGTGCTGGGCATTCGGCGGGATACCGGGGAGCGTATAAGCAGCGTGGTTTTGATGGGTTCCGGTGAGCCTCTGGATAACTATGATGCGACTCTGACTTTTATTAAAAATGTTACCGCGCCGTACGGGCTGCATATAGGGTGCCGCCACATTACCGTGTCAACCTGTGGCCTGGTTCCCGGCATCAGGCGGCTGGCCCGGGAAAAGCTGGCATTGACCCTGGCCGTGTCGCTGCATGCGCCAAACGACCGGCTCAGGGACATTCTGGTTCCTGTAAATAGAAAATACCCCTTAACAGAACTGATGGCTGCCTGCCGCGATTATGCCCAGGAGACGGGCAGGCGGGTTACCTTTGAGTATGCTCTTCTGGCAGGAGTAAATGACAGGAAAGAACATGCGGAGGAACTGGTAAGGCTGTTGAAGGGAAAAATGCCGTGTCATGTAAACCTGATCCCGGCCAATCCGGTACCTGAGAGGGGCGTTAAAACTCCCTCCAGGCTGCAGGTAGAACTTTTTAAAAAGATTCTGGAAAGGCACGGTCTGGCCGTGACCGTCAGGCGCGGACTGGGTGCCGACATTGATGCTGCCTGCGGGCAATTGAGGAGAAAAATAGCGGTGATGGGGGAAAGACTGAATACCAGAGGGTGA
- the Fmt gene encoding methionyl-tRNA formyltransferase encodes MRVVFMGTPDFAVPSLKALVEAGHDVLAVVTQPDRPRGRGRKETPPPVKQAAHALNIPVFQPLKIKDADFTALLKKLSPQVIAVVAYGRIIPPDILTIPKYGCINVHASLLPKYRGAAPIHWAVINGEKETGITTMFMDEGLDTGDMILQEAVAITEEDTAGTVHDALAVLGARLLVQTLELVGQGMAPRVPQQGIPSYAPPLKTEDELIRWDRTARDIFNQIRGMNPWPGARTYFSGKVLKIWRAAVVEEEGAALKPGQVMSAGRNAIVVGTGRGRIAVTELQLQGARRLSAGDFLRGTPMPEGIVLGEACS; translated from the coding sequence ATGCGGGTAGTGTTTATGGGTACGCCGGATTTTGCGGTGCCGTCACTAAAGGCTCTGGTGGAGGCAGGACATGATGTGCTTGCTGTGGTGACCCAGCCCGACCGCCCCAGGGGCAGGGGCAGAAAGGAAACGCCGCCTCCGGTGAAACAAGCAGCACATGCTTTGAACATACCGGTTTTTCAGCCTTTAAAAATAAAGGATGCGGATTTCACTGCCCTGTTAAAAAAGCTGTCACCCCAGGTGATAGCGGTGGTTGCCTACGGCCGGATCATTCCGCCGGACATATTAACCATTCCAAAATATGGCTGCATAAATGTTCATGCTTCTTTGCTGCCCAAATACCGGGGTGCTGCCCCGATTCACTGGGCTGTTATCAACGGGGAAAAAGAGACCGGTATTACCACCATGTTCATGGATGAAGGACTGGATACCGGCGATATGATTCTTCAGGAAGCCGTCGCCATTACGGAGGAAGATACAGCCGGTACCGTTCACGATGCACTGGCCGTTTTAGGGGCGCGGCTGCTGGTGCAGACCCTTGAGTTGGTCGGGCAGGGCATGGCTCCGCGAGTGCCGCAGCAGGGTATTCCCTCTTATGCACCGCCGCTCAAGACCGAAGACGAGCTGATCAGGTGGGACAGGACTGCCCGTGACATTTTTAACCAGATCAGGGGGATGAACCCCTGGCCCGGGGCAAGGACGTATTTTTCCGGCAAGGTGCTAAAAATCTGGCGCGCTGCTGTTGTGGAAGAAGAAGGGGCAGCGTTAAAGCCGGGTCAAGTGATGTCTGCCGGCCGCAATGCGATTGTTGTAGGCACAGGCAGGGGGCGGATTGCCGTCACCGAGCTTCAATTGCAGGGGGCAAGGCGTCTGAGCGCCGGCGATTTTTTGAGGGGGACACCAATGCCCGAAGGAATTGTTCTGGGCGAGGCTTGTTCGTAA
- a CDS encoding uncharacterized conserved protein, with translation MESKNFTARKRLFIGLLSVSLLGAGTVLAVIWYLALSPSKTIFDQVLLLALAGLLVGGMVVAAFGIGGIVLTILYARDITVLHGPMRVAVNIFFPIALFIGRIFKIDKDRIKSSFIEVNNGLVRSKLFSLLPAQVLLLVPHCLQNSDCPHKITVNIDNCRRCGRCVISKLLDLRDRYGIKVGIATGGTLARKFVQEYHPRAIVAIACERDLTSGIQDSNPIPVLGVTNERPFGPCFNTQVRVPAVEEAIRFFIMPQGKGEQVDRVVRQGTGS, from the coding sequence GTGGAATCGAAAAACTTTACGGCGCGCAAGAGACTTTTTATCGGCCTCTTAAGCGTCAGCTTACTGGGTGCCGGAACCGTTCTGGCAGTTATATGGTACCTTGCCTTAAGCCCGTCGAAGACCATTTTCGACCAGGTTCTGCTTTTGGCGCTGGCAGGACTGCTGGTGGGCGGCATGGTTGTGGCGGCTTTTGGCATCGGAGGGATAGTTCTGACCATTCTTTACGCCAGGGATATCACAGTCCTGCATGGGCCTATGCGGGTTGCTGTGAATATTTTCTTTCCAATTGCCCTGTTTATAGGCAGGATTTTTAAAATTGACAAGGACAGAATAAAAAGTTCGTTTATCGAGGTCAATAACGGCCTGGTCCGGTCAAAGCTGTTCAGTTTGCTGCCCGCCCAGGTTTTACTGCTGGTGCCGCACTGCCTGCAGAACAGCGACTGCCCCCACAAGATTACGGTAAATATTGACAACTGCCGCCGCTGCGGCAGGTGCGTGATCAGCAAACTCCTTGATTTACGGGACAGGTACGGAATAAAAGTCGGCATTGCTACAGGAGGCACCCTGGCGCGGAAGTTTGTCCAGGAATATCATCCTCGCGCCATTGTCGCCATAGCATGCGAGCGCGATCTTACCAGCGGCATCCAGGATTCAAATCCCATCCCGGTGCTGGGCGTAACCAACGAACGGCCTTTCGGCCCATGCTTCAATACTCAGGTAAGGGTGCCGGCTGTGGAGGAAGCAATTCGTTTTTTTATCATGCCACAGGGAAAGGGTGAACAGGTTGACCGGGTTGTCCGCCAGGGAACTGGCTCTTAA
- a CDS encoding hypothetical signaling protein (containing forkhead associated domain (FHA) (COG1716)) has translation MRLFSDLEGSLEKYIEGFFKDKFGGRIQPVEIAKKLAREMRDARRVSISNIYVPNRYNVHLHPSDWENISQFASLLSGELQEYIRQKAEEKKYTLAGPPDVKFSRDETVPSGGMKVESEFGAIPSGEGGLEAGESIENTQRFVSVRDSFRMEAPAPVHGYLQVKAGPDRGKVFKLGDISMIIGRREGCDIVLNDSSVSRRHARLELHRGRYTITDLGSTNGTMVNGVRINSKALEPGDVITLGTTVFIFKVE, from the coding sequence ATGCGTCTGTTTTCCGATTTAGAGGGAAGCCTGGAAAAATACATAGAAGGGTTTTTTAAGGACAAATTCGGCGGCCGCATTCAGCCGGTGGAAATAGCCAAGAAGCTGGCCAGGGAAATGAGAGATGCCAGAAGGGTCAGCATCAGCAACATTTATGTGCCAAACCGGTATAATGTCCACCTGCACCCTTCTGACTGGGAAAACATTTCTCAGTTCGCCTCCCTGCTGTCCGGGGAACTGCAGGAATACATCAGGCAAAAGGCTGAAGAAAAAAAATACACTCTGGCGGGACCGCCTGACGTAAAATTCAGCCGGGATGAAACTGTGCCTTCAGGCGGCATGAAGGTGGAATCGGAGTTCGGCGCGATTCCCTCTGGGGAGGGCGGCTTGGAGGCAGGAGAATCTATAGAAAACACCCAGCGGTTTGTTTCAGTCAGGGACTCTTTCCGGATGGAAGCACCGGCTCCTGTTCACGGTTACCTTCAGGTTAAGGCAGGCCCGGACCGGGGAAAAGTTTTTAAGCTGGGCGATATTTCAATGATTATAGGGCGCCGGGAGGGCTGCGACATAGTGCTTAATGACAGCAGCGTATCGCGCCGCCATGCCCGCCTTGAGCTGCATCGCGGCCGGTATACAATTACAGACCTCGGCAGCACGAACGGAACCATGGTCAACGGTGTAAGAATTAACAGCAAGGCGCTTGAGCCCGGCGATGTTATAACCCTGGGAACGACAGTATTTATATTCAAGGT